The following DNA comes from Chitinophaga nivalis.
GCCACGAAAGGTATCAGTAAAAGCAACAACAGGATCATAAAAAATCGTTTAGTCGTTTCAGTTATTCATAGATCCGCCAGATCAATACCGATAAAATAGCTACTGCTCCCAATACCACACCCAGGATATACCAGCGGAGAATACCGCTTTGGGTACGTGCCAGCAGCTGATGACATACTTCCATTAACCGGGCAATACCCGTGTAAAGGCGGTCTACCAGATCTTTCCGGTTTACCCTGGACAAGTATACAAAGGGGTGTACCAACAGTACATCGTACAACCGGTCGAAATCCCATCCTCTCGCCCAGTGCCCGCGGAACCACTCCAGCGCCGGCATCTCCAGGAAGTCCGACATCCCTTTAGGCCGGCGGATGACCCAGGTATAGGCCAGGCCGATACCGCTCAGCGCCAGTAAGGCCGATATGCCCTGCGACAACCACTCCAGCGCAGCCGATTCCTGCACAACGGTTACCTGTGGCAATACCGGCAATAACCAATCGGTTACCAGCGTAAGATGCCCCAGTGTATGTGGCAGCTCTACAAAACCAGCTACCACAGATAAAACGGCCAGTATATATAACGGTATCATCATGGCTTTTCCGGGAAGGTGATGCACATGTGTTTTGGCATCTCCATAAAATACCAGGAAGAACATACGGAAAGTATACATGCCTGTCAGCAAGGCGCCGAGCAATGCTGCCACCCATAAGGCAGGATGGCCGCCCGCTGCGGACCACGCCAGCCAGATAATCTGGTCTTTACTATAAAAGCCGGCCGTAACAAAAGGAATGGCTGCCAGCGAAGCGGCTCCGATCAGGAAAACCCAGTAAACCGCTTTCAGCTGTTTCTTCAATCCTCCCATCTTAAATAGATCCTGTTCATGATGCAAAGCCACAATGATGGCGCCTGCACTCATAAACAACAAGGCTTTGAAAAAAGCATGGGTAACAAAATGAAAAACGGCCGCCGACCAGGCCCCGCATCCCAGTGCCAGGAACATATAACCGATCTGGCTCACCGTAGAATAGGCCAGCACTCTTTTAATATCTGTTTGTACCAGCGCGCTGAAACCCGCCAGTACCAGCGTCACGGCGCCAATAATTGCCGTAGCCGCCTGTGCATCCGGCGCCAGTTCAAAAAGGGTGTGGGTACGCGCCAGCAGATATACCCCGGCCGTTACCATCGTAGCCGCATGAATCAGCGCGCTCACCGGCGTAGGACCAGCCATGGCATCAGGAAGCCAGGTTTGTAATGGCAGCTGGGCTGATTTGCCAACTGCTCCTCCCAGCAACAGGCAAGCAATAAGCGTTACCATAGGACTGCCTGTTGTCCATTGCTGTGCTGCACTACTTAGGATCCCCGGGATCTCTAAGGTACCGGTATACTGGAACAGGAGGAACAGGGCAATTGCCATCGCAGTATCTCCGACCCTTGTGACAATAAATGCTTTACGGGCGGCGTAATTATTGGCCGGATCTTTATACCAGAAACCGATCAGCAGATAACTGCACAGCCCCACGCCTTCCCAGCCGAAATAAAGCAACAATAAATTATCTGCCATCACCAATACCAGCATAGCCCCCACAAATAAATTCATACAGGCAAAGAAGCGGCTGTAATCCGGATCATCTGCCATATAGCCTGTGGCATATACATGTATCAGGAATCCCACCAGCGTAATTACCAGCACAAACATAGCCGACAGGGCATCTATGCGCAGGTCTATACCCGCTGTAAATCCACCTGCCTGCAGCCAGTTCCAGACATGCTGTACAACAGGCTGCTGACCGTTTGCCGCCAGTTGCCCAACTATTACCAGGGCTACCAAAGCTGACAAGGCAATACTACCGCATCCGACTACGGTAACGGCTGTACGTCCGATGCGGCGCCAGCACAGCATCAGGATACAGGCACTTAGAAATGGAATAGCGGGGATGAGTGCAGGGAACATAATATCTTATTTTTATTAGCCATTCATTTTATTGGCTTCGTCACTATCCAATGTTTTAAGTTGATGATACAGCTGGAGAATCAATGCCAGTCCAACGGAAACTTCTGCTGCTGCCATCGCCAGGATGAACATAAACATCACCTGCCCGTCTGCCGTACCCCAATGCGCCGACGCGACTACAAAAGCCAGTCCTGCTGCATTGA
Coding sequences within:
- the nuoL gene encoding NADH-quinone oxidoreductase subunit L; amino-acid sequence: MFPALIPAIPFLSACILMLCWRRIGRTAVTVVGCGSIALSALVALVIVGQLAANGQQPVVQHVWNWLQAGGFTAGIDLRIDALSAMFVLVITLVGFLIHVYATGYMADDPDYSRFFACMNLFVGAMLVLVMADNLLLLYFGWEGVGLCSYLLIGFWYKDPANNYAARKAFIVTRVGDTAMAIALFLLFQYTGTLEIPGILSSAAQQWTTGSPMVTLIACLLLGGAVGKSAQLPLQTWLPDAMAGPTPVSALIHAATMVTAGVYLLARTHTLFELAPDAQAATAIIGAVTLVLAGFSALVQTDIKRVLAYSTVSQIGYMFLALGCGAWSAAVFHFVTHAFFKALLFMSAGAIIVALHHEQDLFKMGGLKKQLKAVYWVFLIGAASLAAIPFVTAGFYSKDQIIWLAWSAAGGHPALWVAALLGALLTGMYTFRMFFLVFYGDAKTHVHHLPGKAMMIPLYILAVLSVVAGFVELPHTLGHLTLVTDWLLPVLPQVTVVQESAALEWLSQGISALLALSGIGLAYTWVIRRPKGMSDFLEMPALEWFRGHWARGWDFDRLYDVLLVHPFVYLSRVNRKDLVDRLYTGIARLMEVCHQLLARTQSGILRWYILGVVLGAVAILSVLIWRIYE
- the nuoK gene encoding NADH-quinone oxidoreductase subunit NuoK; amino-acid sequence: MNLHPTTAGLLLSGVLFVLGLISILVRRNIIFMLLSVEIMLNAAGLAFVVASAHWGTADGQVMFMFILAMAAAEVSVGLALILQLYHQLKTLDSDEANKMNG